A genomic stretch from Hoplias malabaricus isolate fHopMal1 chromosome 4, fHopMal1.hap1, whole genome shotgun sequence includes:
- the LOC136694485 gene encoding cAMP-dependent protein kinase type II-beta regulatory subunit, giving the protein MSIEIPEGLTELLQSFTVEVLRNQPRDLLEFALQYFTQLKEDEGRGAAFGNEQNSAVRAAKAVNFIEEAMQIDSENEDDDEDDEEFVAPVINRFIRRASVCAEAFNPDEDDEDKEPRVTHPKTDEQRQRLQEACKDILLFKNLDPEQMSQVLDAMFEKTVTIGEHIIDQDDDGDNFYVIERGTYDILMKSGGTTRAVGSYDNRGSFGELALMYNTPRAATIVATSPGALWCLDRLTFRRIIVKNNAKKRKMYEAFIETLPLLTSLEVSERMKVVDVLSTKVYSDGEQIIAQGDLADCFYIVESGEVRITMKRNRLKTDSEEEEVDIATCTRGQYFGELALVTNKPRAASAYAVENVKCLVMDVQAFERLLGPCMDIMKRNIANYEEQLVTLFGSQTEIEEPSA; this is encoded by the exons ATGAGTATAGAAATCCCCGAGGGGTTGACGGAGCTTTTACAGAGCTTTACCGTGGAGGTGCTGAGGAATCAACCGCGGGATCTGTTGGAGTTCGCCCTGCAGTATTTCACTCAGCTGAAGGAGGACGAGGGCAGAGGCGCGGCGTTCGGCAATGAGCAGAATTCGGCCGTGCGAGCGGCGAAGGCGGTCAACTTCATCGAGGAGGCTATGCAGATCGACTCCGAAAACGAGGATGACGACGAGGACGACGAGGAATTCGTAG CTCCAGTGATAAACAGATTCATAAGACGAGCATCTG TGTGTGCCGAGGCATTCAACCCagatgaggatgatgaggaCAAGGAGCCGAGG GTGACTCACCCAAAAACAGATGAACAGAGGCAGAGATTACAGGAGGCATGCAAAGATATACTTCTTTTCAAAAATCTTGATCCG GAGCAAATGTCCCAAGTATTGGATGCCATGTTTGAGAAGACGGTTACTATTGGCGAACACATTATTGATCAAGATGATGATGGAGACAACTTCTATGTTATTGAGAG AGGAACTTATGACATCCTGATGAAGTCAGGTGGCACCACCAGAGCGGTTGGCTCATATGATAACCGTGGGAGTTTCGGGGAGCTTGCCCTGATGTATAACACACCACGTGCAGCCACCATTGTTGCTACCTCACCTGGAGCCCTGTGGTGCCTA GACCGATTGACATTCAGAAGGATCATTGTAAAAAACAATGCAAAGAAGAGGAAAATGTATGAGGCTTTCATCGAGACACTCCCACTCCTAACGTCCCTGGAG GTCTCAGAAAGAATGAAGGTGGTGGATGTCTTGTCGACTAAAGTGTACAGTGATGGAGAGCAAATCATTGCACAG GGTGACCTAGCAGATTGTTTCTACATTGTAGAATCGGGTGAAGTTAGAATCACCATGAAGAGGAATCGG TTGAAAACAGATTCTGAAGAAGAAGAGGTGGACATAGCCACGTGCACTAGGGGGCAGTACTTTGGAGAGTTGGCTCTTGTCACCAACAAGCCAAGGGCAGCTTCTGCTTATGCTGTGGAGAATGTCAAGTGCTTAG TAATGGATGTTCAGGCATTCGAGAGGTTACTGGGACCCTGCATGGATATCATGAAACGCAACATCGCTAACTACGAAGAGCAGTTGGTTACCCTCTTCGGGAGTCAAACAGAAATAGAGGAGCCAAGtgcatga